The Magnolia sinica isolate HGM2019 chromosome 9, MsV1, whole genome shotgun sequence genome contains a region encoding:
- the LOC131256011 gene encoding probable galactinol--sucrose galactosyltransferase 1, which translates to MTVGAGISIADGNLVVLGTPILSDVHDNIVLTSAGGDSLINGAFIGVRSDHGGSRRVFPVGKLEGLRFMCSFRFKLWWMTQRMGSSGKDIPFETQFLIVEGNDGSQFAEGSEDGVGPSAVYTVFLPILEGAFRAVLQGNADSEIEICLESGDPAVDRFEGTHLVFVAAGSDPFDVMTNAVKTVEKHMQTFSHREKKKMPDMLNWFGWCTWDAFYTDVTADGVRQGLESLEKGGIPPKFVIIDDGWQSVGMDSTGIASKLQDAANFANRLTNIKENHKFQKNGKEGHREEDPAMGLAHVVSEIKEKHDLKYVYVWHAITGYWGGVRPGVTGMEHYESKMAYPISSPGVQSNESCGALNSIASNGLGLVNPEKVFNFYDELHSYLSSAGIDGVKVDVQNILETLGAGHGGRVKLTRKYHQALEASIARNFPDNGIISCMSHNTDGLYSSKRTAVIRASDDFWPRVPASHTIHIASVAYNTFFLGEFMQPDWDMFHSVHPMAEYHGAARAVGGCAIYVSDKPGDHDFDLLKKLVLPDGSILRAKLPGKPTKDCLFTDPARDGKSLLKIWNLNDFSGVVGVFNCQGAGWCKVGKVNLIHDEHPGTITGIIRSRDVSYLPKIAGDGWNGNAIVYSHLSGEVVFLPKNASLPITLKSREYEVFTVVPVKELLSGASFAPIGLIKMFNSGGAIKELRYEAERSSTVNMKVRGCGIFGAYSSIKPKRITVDEEEVKFTYNEGSGLVSLVLRVPKEELYLWNITVEY; encoded by the exons CTTGTCTGATGTCCACGACAACATTGTTTTGACCTCCGCCGGCGGGGACAGCTTGATCAACGGCGCCTTTATTGGCGTGAGATCAGACCATGGCGGAAGTCGGCGTGTCTTCCCTGTTGGGAAGCTTGA GGGCTTGCGGTTTATGTGCTCTTTCCGCTTCAAGCTGTGGTGGATGACACAGAGGATGGGTTCTTCGGGGAAAGACATCCCCTTTGAGACTCAGTTTCTGATTGTTGAAGGGAATGACGGGTCCCAATTTGCCGAGGGAAGTGAAGATGGTGTGGGCCCATCTGCAGTTTATACTGTATTCCTGCCTATTCTCGAGGGAGCCTTCAGAGCTGTTCTCCAGGGGAATGCTGATAGTGAAATAGAGATCTGTTTGGAAAGCG gagatcctgCCGTTGATAGATTTGAAGGGACCCATTTGGTTTTTGTTGCTGCTGGATCAGACCCATTTGATGTCATGACAAATGCAGTGAA GACTGTTGAAAAGCACATGCAGACATTTTCTCATCGTGAAAAGAAGAAG ATGCCTGACATGCTGAACTGGTTTGGCTGGTGCACGTGGGATGCGTTTTATACGGATGTAACAGCTGATGGAGTAAGACAAGGGCTTGAAAG TCTAGAGAAAGGTGGAATTCCCCCAAAATTCGTTATAATCGATGATGGATGGCAATCTGTTGGCATGGACTCCACTGGCATTGCATCAAAACTTCAAGACGCAGCAAA CTTTGCAAACAGGCTAACCAATATTAAGGAAAACCACAAGTTTCAGAAGAATGGGAAAGAGGGTCACAGAGAAGAGGACCCGGCAATGGGACTGGCACACGTTGTTTCTGAAATCAAAGAAAAGCATGATCTGAA ATATGTTTATGTTTGGCATGCAATAACTGGTTACTGGGGTGGAGTTAGGCCTGGTGTTACTGGAATGGAACATTATGAATCTAAGATGGCATATCCCATTTCTTCTCCGGGAGTTCAGTCCAACGAATCCTGTGGAGCTCTGAACAGCATCGCTTCCAATGGCCTCGGCCTCGTGAACCCCGAGAAAGTCTTCAATTTCTATGATGAGCTTCACTCATATCTCTCATCtgctggtattgatggtgtcaaaGTAGATGTCCAAAACATTCTTGAGACACTAGGAGCGGGCCACGGTGGGAGAGTGAAACTTACTAGAAAGTACCATCAGGCTTTAGAGGCTTCGATCGCTAGAAACTTTCCCGACAATGGAATAATATCATGCATGAGTCACAACACAGATGGTTTATACAG CTCAAAGAGGACTGCTGTGATCAGAGCATCTGATGATTTTTGGCCGAGAGTCCCAGCGTCACATACAATCCATATTGCATCTGTTGCCTACAACACCTTCTTCCTTGGAGAATTCATGCAGCCCGATTGGGATATGTTTCAT AGTGTTCACCCGATGGCTGAATACCATGGAGCAGCTCGTGCAGTCGGAGGATGTGCCATTTATGTTAG TGACAAACCCGGAGACCATGACTTTGATTTGTTGAAGAAGCTCGTACTTCCCGATGGATCCATATTGAGAGCCAAGCTTCCAGGAAAACCCACCAAGGATTGCCTGTTTACAGATCCTGCTAGAGATGgaaaaag TCTTCTGAAGATATGGAATTTGAATGACTTCTCTGGAGTTGTTGGGGTCTTCAACTGCCAAGGAGCTGGATGGTGTAAGGTCGGAAAGGTGAATCTTATCCATGACGAACACCCTGGCACAATCACTGGAATCATCCGATCAAGGGACGTTTCTTACTTGCCCAAGATTGCTGGAGATGGCTGGAATGGAAATGCTATAGTATATTCACATTTGAGCG GAGAGGTAGTTTTTCTTCCGAAGAATGCATCTTTGCCCATTACACTGAAGTCCCGCGAATACGAAGTTTTTACAGTTGTTCCAGTTAAGGAATTATTGAGCGGTGCTTCATTCGCTCCCATCGGACTTATCAAGATGTTCAACTCTGGAGGAGCCATCAAAGAGTTGAGATACGAAGCTGAGAGAAGTTCAACCGTCAACATGAAAGTGAGAGGGTGTGGTATTTTTGGGGCTTATTCATCAATTAAGCCCAAGAGAATAACCGTCGAtgaagaggaagtcaagttcacATATAATGAAGGATCCGGTTTGGTAAGCCTTGTTTTGAGAGTTCCAAAAGAGGAATTGTACTTGTGGAACATAACCGTCGAGTACTGA